The following proteins are encoded in a genomic region of Falsibacillus pallidus:
- the holA gene encoding DNA polymerase III subunit delta, giving the protein MVMDLWRKIEKKQFSRLYLLYGTESFLLNETKMKLLEHVLDEEEMDFNFASYDLEETPIEAVIEDAETLPFMGEQRLLFLNNPVFLTAEKTKEKVEHNLAVLEAYLKEPAPFTILVFIAPYEKLDERKKMTKLLKKEAEVLEAKKLSEADIKIWIRNKAAGNGVQIDEEAIEMLLVLAGTNLMMISSEIDKLSLYAGDTKHIDLKTVENLTARSLEQNIFTLVEMVVKRDIEGALRIYYDLLKQNEEPIKILSILSGQFRLLYQVKELSRKGYGQQQIATTIKVHPYRVKLAAGQSRLFSDEELGRIMDLLADADYQMKTGGLKKEMIIEMFFFRLHQPIA; this is encoded by the coding sequence GTGGTAATGGATTTATGGAGAAAAATAGAAAAAAAGCAATTTTCCCGATTGTACTTATTATATGGAACTGAAAGTTTTTTACTCAATGAAACGAAAATGAAGCTCTTGGAACATGTATTGGATGAAGAAGAAATGGACTTTAACTTCGCTTCTTATGATTTGGAAGAAACTCCGATCGAAGCAGTAATTGAAGACGCGGAAACATTACCTTTTATGGGTGAGCAGCGTTTATTGTTCTTAAATAACCCAGTATTCCTTACTGCTGAAAAGACTAAAGAAAAGGTAGAACATAATCTGGCCGTTCTTGAAGCCTATTTGAAAGAGCCTGCACCTTTTACCATACTCGTTTTCATCGCTCCATACGAAAAATTGGACGAGCGTAAGAAAATGACCAAGCTTCTAAAAAAGGAAGCAGAAGTACTTGAAGCAAAAAAGCTGTCTGAGGCAGACATCAAAATTTGGATCAGAAATAAAGCAGCAGGCAATGGAGTACAAATCGATGAAGAAGCAATTGAGATGCTGCTCGTTCTGGCAGGGACAAATTTGATGATGATTTCCAGTGAAATTGATAAATTATCCTTATATGCCGGAGATACGAAACATATTGATTTAAAGACGGTCGAGAACTTGACAGCAAGGTCTTTGGAGCAAAATATTTTCACATTGGTGGAGATGGTGGTCAAAAGAGATATTGAAGGGGCTTTGAGGATTTATTATGATTTGCTTAAACAGAATGAGGAACCGATCAAAATCCTTTCCATATTATCAGGGCAATTCAGGCTGCTGTATCAAGTGAAAGAATTATCACGTAAAGGATACGGCCAGCAGCAAATTGCCACGACTATCAAAGTGCATCCTTATAGAGTTAAGCTGGCAGCCGGGCAATCGAGACTTTTCAGCGATGAAGAATTAGGAAGAATCATGGATCTTTTGGCAGATGCCGACTATCAAATGAAGACGGGCGGACTTAAAAAAGAAATGATTATCGAAATGTTCTTTTTCCGCCTTCATCAGCCTATAGCATAA
- the rpsT gene encoding 30S ribosomal protein S20, producing MANIKSAIKRVKTSNASNAQNVTVKSAMRTAVKKFEAAAANNDSNAKELLSTAVKHLDKAAQKGIIHKNAADRTKARLMKKLNAATA from the coding sequence ATGGCAAATATTAAATCTGCAATTAAACGCGTGAAAACAAGTAATGCGAGCAATGCACAAAATGTAACAGTTAAATCTGCTATGCGTACTGCTGTCAAGAAATTCGAAGCAGCTGCTGCGAACAACGATAGCAATGCGAAAGAACTTCTTTCAACTGCTGTTAAACATCTTGATAAAGCTGCTCAAAAAGGCATCATCCATAAAAATGCAGCAGACCGTACAAAAGCTCGTTTGATGAAAAAATTAAACGCAGCAACTGCATAA
- the hemW gene encoding radical SAM family heme chaperone HemW produces the protein MIESAYIHIPFCHHICHYCDFNKFFFEGQPVDEYLASLKKEMTLAMDKYPAERLKTIFVGGGTPTALNEKQLETLCRNIREVLPFDQGEFTFEANPGDLSIEKLKILKEYGVNRLSYGVQSFNDELLKRIGRSHKAEDVYASIANAEKAGFDNISIDLIYSLPGQTLADFKETVEEALRFGLPHYSGYSLIVEPKTVFYNLMRKGKLLLPTEETEAEMYGLLMEKMEVSGLKQYEISNFAKPGFESRHNLVYWNNEQYFGFGAGAHSYTKDSRNSNYGPLKKYMLPLEEDQLPFMEQHKVTIAEKMEEEMFLGLRKTEGVSIELFEQKFGESMMDIFNAPIIEMSERQLVEIDNGHLKLTREGKFLGNEVFQSFLGVIQS, from the coding sequence ATGATTGAATCTGCATATATCCATATACCGTTCTGCCACCATATTTGCCATTACTGCGATTTTAATAAGTTTTTCTTTGAAGGCCAGCCAGTCGATGAATATCTGGCTTCTCTCAAAAAGGAAATGACATTGGCCATGGATAAATATCCTGCAGAACGGCTAAAGACCATATTTGTGGGAGGCGGGACCCCGACTGCACTAAATGAAAAACAATTAGAAACCCTCTGCAGGAATATTAGGGAAGTGCTGCCTTTCGATCAAGGAGAATTTACTTTTGAGGCAAATCCTGGCGACCTTTCTATTGAGAAGCTGAAAATTTTGAAGGAATATGGCGTCAATAGACTCAGCTATGGGGTGCAGTCCTTTAATGATGAACTATTAAAGCGGATCGGCCGCTCCCATAAAGCAGAGGATGTGTATGCATCCATTGCCAATGCGGAAAAAGCAGGTTTTGATAATATCAGCATCGATCTGATCTACAGCCTCCCAGGGCAGACACTTGCTGATTTTAAAGAGACAGTGGAAGAAGCATTGAGGTTCGGGCTGCCGCATTATTCCGGATATTCACTTATCGTTGAGCCGAAAACGGTTTTTTATAACTTGATGAGAAAAGGAAAGCTTTTGCTCCCGACTGAAGAAACTGAAGCAGAAATGTATGGACTTCTGATGGAAAAAATGGAAGTTTCCGGCCTTAAACAGTATGAAATCAGTAATTTTGCCAAGCCGGGGTTTGAAAGCAGACACAACTTGGTATATTGGAACAATGAACAGTATTTTGGATTTGGAGCAGGTGCACACAGTTATACAAAAGACAGCCGGAACTCCAATTATGGCCCATTGAAGAAATATATGCTCCCGCTCGAGGAGGATCAGCTTCCTTTCATGGAACAGCATAAAGTGACCATTGCGGAAAAAATGGAAGAAGAGATGTTCCTCGGACTAAGAAAGACTGAGGGAGTATCCATTGAATTGTTCGAGCAAAAATTCGGCGAATCCATGATGGATATTTTCAATGCGCCGATAATAGAAATGTCTGAGCGTCAATTGGTGGAAATAGATAATGGGCATTTAAAATTGACAAGGGAAGGAAAGTTTTTAGGGAACGAGGTTTTTCAGTCCTTCCTCGGAGTAATTCAATCCTAA
- a CDS encoding YqzM family protein codes for MNEFEKNVQSKTNDAVESGVGFGVSFGFFTVMFIIATVIKYIGS; via the coding sequence GTGAACGAGTTTGAAAAGAACGTGCAATCAAAAACAAATGACGCAGTAGAATCCGGCGTCGGTTTCGGTGTATCATTCGGTTTCTTTACGGTTATGTTCATTATTGCCACTGTCATTAAATATATTGGTTCTTAA
- a CDS encoding ComE operon protein 2: MDRISWNEYFMAQSHLLAMRSTCTRLSVGATIVRDKRIIAGGYNGSIAGGDHCIDQGCYVIDNHCVRTIHAEMNALLQCAKFGVPTEKAEIYVTHFPCLQCCKAIIQAGIKTIYYSMDYKNHPYAMELFGQAGVDVIHVPMNLKEDARELFGI; the protein is encoded by the coding sequence ATGGACAGAATTTCGTGGAATGAGTATTTTATGGCGCAAAGCCACCTATTAGCAATGAGAAGTACATGTACAAGGCTTTCTGTAGGTGCAACGATTGTCCGGGATAAACGGATCATTGCTGGCGGCTACAATGGTTCTATAGCAGGCGGAGACCATTGCATCGACCAAGGATGCTACGTAATCGACAATCATTGTGTACGTACCATACATGCAGAGATGAATGCACTTTTACAATGTGCCAAGTTTGGGGTCCCAACAGAAAAGGCAGAGATCTATGTGACTCATTTCCCTTGTCTGCAATGCTGTAAGGCCATCATTCAAGCGGGCATCAAAACGATCTATTATTCCATGGATTACAAAAATCATCCATATGCGATGGAATTATTCGGACAAGCAGGGGTTGATGTCATCCATGTACCAATGAATTTAAAAGAAGATGCGCGTGAGCTGTTTGGGATTTAA
- a CDS encoding helix-hairpin-helix domain-containing protein has protein sequence MNEKIQIFMDKAANISHELMSYKKILAVLITLSLLAVIAFHFINSDETKVKSGILEEVNTENIEEIHDEKQKEGEVEKVLIAADIKGAVKKPGLYYIEPGARVLGLIEKAGGFLEDADQTQINLAEIIQDEMMIYVPLKGEVKKEDIGVPGSGHSNGRISLNKATIEELQQLPGIGPGKAKLIIEYRQESGMFKKLEDLKNVSGIGDKTYEKIADLISL, from the coding sequence ATGAACGAAAAAATCCAAATATTCATGGACAAAGCGGCGAACATTTCACATGAGTTGATGTCGTACAAAAAGATTTTAGCAGTATTGATCACTCTTTCTCTTTTAGCGGTCATCGCCTTCCATTTTATAAATTCTGATGAAACAAAAGTGAAGAGTGGAATTTTAGAGGAGGTAAATACAGAAAACATAGAAGAGATCCATGATGAGAAGCAAAAGGAAGGAGAAGTTGAAAAGGTGTTAATTGCAGCGGATATTAAAGGCGCTGTGAAAAAACCGGGATTATATTATATAGAGCCAGGGGCAAGAGTGCTTGGTTTGATCGAGAAAGCGGGAGGTTTTTTAGAGGATGCTGATCAGACTCAAATAAATCTTGCTGAAATCATACAGGATGAAATGATGATATACGTCCCATTGAAAGGGGAAGTGAAGAAGGAAGACATAGGCGTCCCCGGGAGTGGACATAGCAATGGAAGAATCAGTTTGAACAAAGCAACCATTGAAGAACTGCAGCAGCTTCCTGGCATCGGTCCGGGTAAAGCGAAGTTGATTATTGAATATAGACAAGAGTCCGGGATGTTCAAAAAGTTAGAGGACTTGAAGAATGTGTCGGGAATAGGGGATAAGACATATGAAAAAATTGCAGATTTAATTTCTTTATAA
- a CDS encoding DUF3679 domain-containing protein: protein MKMFMLKCILLVSILFIGVLMGMEKANEGMHNLKGQDAGLESPLSIKKDSGGDVEASVLGKDVSSSDIETKKKQLQEMKTFNFFSSIGKSLADSIRSLMEKLVNLIASLI, encoded by the coding sequence ATGAAAATGTTCATGTTAAAATGCATCCTTCTTGTTTCTATATTATTTATCGGTGTTTTAATGGGCATGGAAAAAGCGAATGAAGGAATGCACAATCTCAAAGGACAGGATGCGGGATTGGAATCGCCTCTTTCCATAAAAAAAGATAGCGGCGGCGATGTTGAAGCATCTGTATTAGGAAAAGATGTTTCTTCCAGTGATATTGAAACAAAGAAAAAGCAGCTGCAAGAAATGAAAACATTCAACTTCTTTTCGAGTATCGGTAAATCCCTTGCTGATTCAATCCGATCTTTGATGGAAAAACTGGTCAATCTTATTGCGTCACTCATATAA
- the spoIIP gene encoding stage II sporulation protein P, with protein MRPAKNPSYAVAVHFTTILKGSLLFLFALLSIFSLSGILTSLNPQYRISSNSVNQAAENVSGAALYKMFTFENSAFLSAMPKEASDGESAGTMLMKLAANVNLEDPRSFLGRELPGFSIFDSDILVAGEGTNYTNMPIESIPPNKVLDPNNDAELQNTDSIGSAPVGSNSSAPPLTTGGKNRVYVYFTHTNESYLPYLKGVTDPDLAYHSKINVTKLGDELKVDLENSGIGTTVDKTDIIARLNKKELTFANAYQEARPVVASAMNSDKNLQYFIDIHRDSRRKKDTTIQINGQDYAKIAFVIGEENPNYEKNAKLAYDLHKLLEKKYKGLSRGIIPKKGAATNGKFNQDLSPNSILIEVGGVDNTFEEMDRTIKAFANVFAENYWQAEKVQNDQSDPPSKQ; from the coding sequence ATGAGACCAGCCAAAAATCCAAGCTATGCCGTCGCAGTCCATTTCACGACAATCTTAAAAGGGTCCTTGCTATTTTTGTTCGCACTCCTGTCGATCTTTTCGCTTTCAGGAATCCTGACATCCCTTAATCCCCAATATAGAATCAGTTCGAATTCGGTCAATCAAGCTGCGGAGAATGTTTCTGGAGCAGCACTCTACAAAATGTTCACTTTCGAAAATAGTGCTTTCCTAAGTGCTATGCCGAAGGAAGCATCTGATGGGGAAAGTGCAGGAACAATGCTGATGAAGCTTGCAGCCAATGTAAACCTCGAAGATCCAAGGAGCTTTTTGGGAAGGGAGCTCCCGGGATTTTCAATATTTGATAGTGATATTCTAGTGGCGGGCGAAGGCACCAACTATACAAATATGCCGATAGAGTCCATTCCACCAAATAAAGTCCTTGACCCAAACAATGACGCAGAATTGCAGAATACGGATTCCATTGGAAGTGCACCTGTCGGATCGAATTCATCTGCCCCTCCGTTGACGACTGGCGGAAAAAATAGAGTCTACGTCTATTTTACACATACCAACGAGTCCTATCTGCCATATCTAAAAGGTGTGACCGACCCTGATTTAGCCTATCATTCAAAAATTAATGTAACGAAGCTGGGCGATGAATTAAAAGTTGATCTAGAGAATTCAGGAATTGGCACAACGGTTGATAAGACAGACATAATTGCAAGATTAAATAAAAAGGAATTGACCTTTGCAAATGCATATCAAGAAGCACGTCCAGTTGTTGCATCTGCTATGAATAGTGATAAGAATCTACAATACTTCATAGACATTCATAGGGATTCGAGGAGGAAAAAAGACACGACAATCCAAATCAATGGACAGGATTATGCAAAAATTGCATTTGTAATAGGTGAAGAAAATCCAAACTATGAAAAAAACGCAAAATTAGCGTATGACTTGCATAAATTATTAGAAAAAAAATACAAGGGGCTCTCTAGAGGGATAATTCCTAAAAAGGGGGCTGCAACAAACGGCAAATTCAATCAAGACCTCTCTCCCAATTCGATTTTAATTGAAGTCGGGGGAGTCGATAATACATTTGAGGAAATGGATCGAACCATCAAGGCATTTGCAAATGTCTTTGCAGAAAATTATTGGCAGGCCGAAAAGGTTCAGAACGATCAATCCGATCCACCATCAAAGCAATAG
- the lepA gene encoding translation elongation factor 4 gives MNREEKLKRQQKIRNFSIIAHIDHGKSTLADRILEKTNALTSREMKNQLLDSMDLERERGITIKLNAVQLNYKAKDGEEYIFHLIDTPGHVDFTYEVSRSLAACEGAVLVVDAAQGIEAQTLANVYLAIDNNLEILPVINKIDLPAADPERVRKEIEDVIGLDASEAVLASAKAGIGIEDILEQVVKTVPAPEGDPEGPLKALIFDSLYDSYRGVVAYIRVVEGSVKVGDKVKMMATGKEFEVTELGVFTPKATMRDELTVGDVGFLTAAIKNVGDTRVGDTITSAKKPAAEPLPGYRKLNPMVYCGLYPIDSSKFNDLREALEKLELNDSALQFEPETSQALGFGFRCGFLGLLHMEIIQERIEREFKIDLITTAPSVIYKVTMTDGEELNVDNPSNMPDPQKIDYVEEPYVKATMMVPNDFVGPVMELCQTKRGIFIDMQYMDETRVSVVYEIPLSEIVYDFFDQLKSNTKGYASFDYELIGYKASKLVKMDILLNAEKVDALSFIVHKDFAYERGKVIVDKLKELIPRQQFEVPIQAAIGQKIVARSTIKAMRKNVLAKCYGGDISRKRKLLEKQKEGKKRMKQVGSVEVPQEAFMAVLKMDDQNKPK, from the coding sequence ATGAATCGTGAAGAGAAATTAAAAAGACAACAAAAAATTCGCAACTTCTCGATCATCGCTCATATTGACCATGGAAAATCAACACTAGCTGACCGCATCCTGGAAAAGACAAATGCTTTAACATCCAGGGAAATGAAAAACCAGCTTCTTGATTCCATGGACTTAGAGCGTGAACGCGGAATTACGATCAAACTGAATGCTGTACAGTTAAATTATAAAGCAAAAGATGGAGAAGAATATATCTTCCATCTTATTGATACACCGGGGCACGTCGACTTTACATACGAAGTTTCCCGAAGCCTTGCAGCGTGCGAAGGAGCAGTCCTTGTAGTTGATGCAGCGCAGGGTATTGAAGCGCAGACACTGGCAAATGTTTATCTTGCCATTGATAATAACCTGGAAATCCTCCCGGTCATCAACAAGATCGACCTTCCTGCTGCTGACCCTGAACGCGTAAGGAAAGAAATCGAAGATGTAATCGGACTCGATGCCTCAGAAGCTGTGTTGGCTTCAGCAAAAGCCGGCATCGGAATAGAAGATATTCTTGAACAGGTTGTTAAGACTGTGCCTGCCCCTGAAGGAGATCCGGAAGGTCCGTTGAAAGCATTGATCTTTGACTCCCTCTACGATTCCTACCGAGGAGTCGTCGCATATATCCGCGTCGTTGAAGGATCCGTCAAGGTCGGGGATAAAGTGAAAATGATGGCGACCGGTAAAGAGTTCGAAGTGACGGAATTAGGGGTATTCACACCAAAAGCAACGATGCGCGATGAATTGACTGTAGGGGATGTTGGATTCCTGACAGCCGCTATTAAAAACGTCGGGGATACACGCGTCGGTGATACCATCACAAGTGCTAAAAAACCTGCCGCAGAACCGCTTCCAGGCTACCGCAAACTTAATCCGATGGTATATTGCGGACTTTATCCGATTGATTCTTCCAAGTTCAATGACTTGCGTGAAGCATTGGAAAAATTGGAGCTGAATGACTCGGCCCTGCAATTCGAACCGGAAACATCCCAGGCGCTTGGCTTTGGTTTCCGTTGTGGATTCCTTGGACTTCTTCATATGGAAATCATCCAGGAGCGCATTGAACGTGAATTCAAGATCGATCTTATCACCACTGCACCTAGCGTTATCTACAAGGTCACTATGACTGATGGAGAGGAACTTAATGTCGACAATCCATCCAACATGCCCGATCCTCAAAAAATCGATTATGTCGAAGAGCCGTATGTCAAAGCGACCATGATGGTGCCTAATGATTTTGTCGGTCCTGTAATGGAGCTCTGCCAGACAAAGCGTGGAATCTTCATTGATATGCAGTACATGGACGAAACCCGTGTAAGTGTCGTTTATGAAATTCCTTTATCAGAAATCGTTTATGACTTCTTTGACCAATTGAAGTCGAATACAAAAGGGTATGCGTCTTTTGACTATGAATTGATCGGCTATAAAGCTTCCAAGCTGGTGAAAATGGATATTCTGTTGAATGCAGAAAAAGTAGATGCCCTCAGTTTCATCGTTCACAAGGACTTTGCTTATGAGCGTGGTAAAGTCATTGTTGATAAGCTGAAAGAATTAATTCCGCGCCAGCAATTCGAGGTTCCGATCCAAGCGGCCATCGGACAGAAGATTGTGGCCCGATCTACAATCAAGGCCATGCGCAAGAATGTATTGGCAAAATGCTACGGGGGAGACATTTCCCGTAAGAGAAAGCTTCTTGAAAAACAAAAAGAAGGTAAGAAGCGCATGAAGCAGGTAGGTTCTGTTGAAGTGCCTCAAGAAGCGTTCATGGCTGTCCTGAAGATGGACGATCAAAATAAACCGAAATAA
- the gpr gene encoding GPR endopeptidase, with translation MNEEQFDYDKYSVRTDLAVEAREMVLAEKAKKNNQDAANLSDIQGVIIHEKEMDGIKISQVEITPEGEETIGKKAGNYLTLEAAGIREEDTELQQKVQNIFSNEFSGFIEKAGIPKNASCLIVGLGNWNVTPDALGPKVCENVIVTKHLFELQPESVSEGYRPVSAIAPGVMGLTGIETSDIIFGITKESKPDFIIAIDALASRSVERVNSTIQISDAGINPGSGVGNKRKGLDKATLGVPVIAIGVPTVVDAVTITSDTIDYLLKHFGKEMKEGDRPSRSLAPAGMTFGEKRKLTDEDLPQVEHRKTFLGIIGTLEEQEKRKLIHEVLAPIGHNLMVTPKEVDVFIEDMANLIANGLNAALHDAVNQEDSGFKTR, from the coding sequence GTGAATGAAGAACAATTCGATTATGATAAATACTCTGTCAGGACTGATTTAGCGGTAGAAGCAAGGGAAATGGTTTTGGCAGAAAAGGCAAAAAAGAATAATCAGGATGCAGCGAATCTCTCAGATATCCAAGGTGTCATTATCCATGAAAAGGAAATGGATGGAATTAAAATCTCTCAAGTTGAAATTACCCCCGAAGGCGAAGAGACCATCGGGAAAAAAGCAGGGAATTATTTGACATTGGAGGCTGCTGGAATCCGTGAAGAAGATACGGAGCTTCAGCAGAAAGTCCAGAATATTTTCAGCAATGAATTCAGCGGTTTCATAGAAAAAGCGGGCATCCCCAAAAATGCAAGCTGCCTGATTGTCGGGCTGGGCAATTGGAATGTGACTCCTGATGCACTCGGGCCAAAGGTTTGTGAGAACGTCATTGTCACAAAGCATTTATTTGAACTCCAGCCTGAATCCGTATCGGAAGGCTATCGTCCAGTCAGTGCCATTGCACCAGGCGTCATGGGGCTGACGGGGATAGAAACGAGCGATATTATTTTCGGCATCACGAAAGAATCAAAACCTGACTTTATCATTGCCATTGATGCACTGGCATCCAGATCGGTAGAGAGGGTCAATTCTACTATTCAAATATCCGATGCAGGCATCAATCCGGGGTCGGGTGTAGGTAATAAGAGAAAAGGACTTGATAAAGCAACGCTCGGTGTCCCGGTTATCGCGATCGGTGTTCCGACAGTTGTGGATGCAGTGACCATTACCAGTGATACGATTGACTATCTTTTAAAACATTTTGGAAAGGAAATGAAAGAAGGAGACAGGCCATCAAGATCGCTTGCGCCAGCAGGGATGACATTTGGAGAGAAGAGGAAATTGACCGATGAAGACCTCCCTCAGGTGGAGCATCGCAAAACTTTTCTGGGCATAATCGGGACTCTTGAAGAGCAGGAAAAAAGAAAATTGATTCATGAAGTCCTTGCTCCGATCGGGCATAACTTAATGGTGACCCCTAAAGAAGTGGATGTATTCATTGAGGATATGGCAAATCTTATTGCAAACGGATTGAACGCTGCTTTGCACGATGCAGTCAATCAAGAGGATTCCGGATTTAAGACAAGATAG
- a CDS encoding DNA internalization-related competence protein ComEC/Rec2: MFKGHLFFYAYSGAAGIAAAFDCFAASALIICHLIWLLVRIKNKAAVFLCSASFILFLSIGLLNIASNTTEFSIKDTHFNISLLTLPQFDGDLMTASASTETGEHFIVRYTISSPEEKDALIHGLLPNKLCPVSGRLESPSVHRNFNSFDYHSYLETKKIHWILVPEKIELRSCVKKSSFNGYILSWRSYLLNQIDTHFSAHSSMYIKALLLGERGAIPDDLLQTFRQLGIVHLLAISGLHVGLIAAGTYIVLLRTGFSREWSMLILAAALPIYGFLTGGNPPVMRAVVLFLFLLLSKSFPRIMSTLDSISAAALLFMALNPYLLFDIGFQLSYAVCFSLGLSKGIFKRTAGKFFGEMLAVTAVCQSTSIPIILYHFYEISLAGYLANSFFVPLFSVLIIPISMLLFLLSFIPHFPIRGLDVLFSSFIEYMERAADQMAKLPFAVLTSGKPNSVELVIILLAVFIALFLLESGNWKSYCVFTILLFSVLKLLPYISPFGSITFIDIGQGDSILIDLPFRKGVYLIDTGGQISFPKDEWQQRDQSFSIAEDILSPYLKSKGITKLDGLILTHSDNDHIGAALKLLDEVRVKKIFISPHSWEKPIMMEIVKKADKKGIPIVEITNIYELYASGASFTIIPPEDEVYEGNDDSLILFARAGGKTWLFTGDLEKKGEKELMKRYHLQADILKIGHHGSKTSTSEEFLEEVEPSVAVISVGKDNRYGHPSQEVLERLKERGVKIWRTDRDGAVEFRFYGKHGTFTSVIP, encoded by the coding sequence ATGTTTAAAGGCCATCTATTTTTCTATGCTTATTCAGGTGCAGCGGGAATTGCGGCTGCCTTTGATTGTTTTGCAGCATCAGCCTTAATCATATGCCATCTGATTTGGCTTTTGGTGCGAATCAAAAACAAAGCAGCCGTCTTTCTCTGTTCCGCATCCTTCATCCTTTTTCTTTCAATAGGCTTATTGAACATTGCCTCCAACACTACTGAATTCTCAATAAAAGACACACACTTTAATATTTCACTTCTAACACTTCCTCAATTTGATGGCGATTTGATGACGGCATCTGCATCCACTGAGACAGGGGAACACTTTATTGTCCGCTATACGATTTCCTCTCCTGAAGAGAAAGATGCACTCATTCACGGCCTCCTTCCCAATAAGCTCTGCCCTGTTTCAGGAAGGCTGGAATCTCCCTCTGTACATCGAAACTTCAATTCCTTTGATTATCACTCCTATTTAGAAACAAAAAAAATCCATTGGATCTTGGTTCCGGAGAAAATTGAGCTGAGAAGCTGCGTAAAAAAGAGCTCCTTCAACGGTTATATTCTAAGTTGGAGAAGCTATCTGCTCAATCAGATTGATACTCACTTTTCTGCTCATTCTTCTATGTACATAAAAGCCTTGCTTCTCGGAGAAAGAGGGGCTATTCCAGATGATCTCTTACAAACCTTCAGACAATTGGGGATTGTGCATTTATTGGCTATCTCAGGCCTGCATGTAGGATTGATTGCTGCCGGAACTTATATCGTTTTGCTGCGGACCGGATTCTCCAGGGAGTGGTCCATGCTCATTTTAGCAGCGGCCTTGCCCATTTATGGATTTCTGACAGGTGGAAATCCCCCTGTCATGAGGGCAGTGGTATTATTTCTCTTTCTGCTTCTATCTAAAAGCTTTCCCCGTATTATGTCGACACTGGATTCAATAAGTGCAGCAGCATTGCTGTTTATGGCGTTGAATCCTTATCTGCTTTTTGATATAGGCTTTCAGCTTTCATATGCCGTTTGTTTTTCCCTAGGTTTATCAAAGGGGATATTTAAAAGGACAGCTGGGAAATTTTTTGGGGAAATGCTGGCTGTGACGGCTGTCTGCCAATCCACATCCATCCCCATTATTCTTTATCATTTTTACGAAATATCCTTAGCTGGATACCTCGCCAATAGTTTTTTTGTCCCCTTATTTTCTGTATTAATCATTCCGATTTCCATGCTTTTGTTTTTACTCTCCTTCATTCCTCATTTTCCTATCAGGGGATTAGATGTACTGTTTTCATCATTTATTGAATATATGGAACGGGCTGCTGATCAAATGGCCAAGCTGCCCTTTGCTGTTCTAACTTCAGGGAAACCAAATTCAGTTGAACTGGTAATTATTTTATTGGCAGTATTCATTGCATTATTCTTGCTGGAATCCGGTAATTGGAAGAGCTATTGTGTGTTTACCATCCTTTTATTCTCCGTGCTTAAGCTGCTGCCATATATCAGTCCGTTTGGCAGCATCACATTTATCGATATTGGCCAGGGTGACAGTATACTGATTGACCTTCCATTCCGAAAAGGAGTGTATTTGATCGATACAGGCGGGCAGATTTCCTTTCCGAAAGATGAATGGCAGCAGAGGGATCAATCTTTTTCAATTGCAGAGGATATATTATCCCCTTATCTAAAAAGCAAAGGCATTACCAAACTTGATGGACTCATTCTCACTCATAGTGATAATGATCATATCGGAGCCGCTTTAAAATTGTTGGATGAGGTTCGAGTGAAGAAGATTTTTATTTCTCCGCATTCGTGGGAAAAGCCGATTATGATGGAGATTGTCAAAAAAGCGGACAAAAAGGGGATCCCCATTGTAGAAATAACGAATATCTACGAATTGTATGCATCCGGTGCAAGCTTTACCATCATTCCTCCAGAGGATGAGGTATATGAAGGGAACGATGACTCTCTGATTTTATTCGCACGTGCAGGAGGGAAAACCTGGCTCTTTACAGGGGATTTGGAGAAGAAAGGGGAAAAAGAGTTAATGAAGCGCTATCACTTGCAGGCTGATATTTTGAAGATTGGCCACCATGGCAGCAAGACATCGACTTCTGAGGAATTCTTGGAAGAAGTAGAGCCTTCTGTGGCTGTCATTTCAGTGGGAAAAGATAATCGCTATGGCCATCCGTCTCAGGAAGTCCTGGAGAGGCTGAAGGAAAGAGGGGTGAAAATTTGGAGGACAGACAGGGACGGAGCAGTGGAATTTCGGTTTTACGGCAAGCATGGAACCTTTACAAGCGTTATCCCATAG